A region of Elusimicrobiota bacterium DNA encodes the following proteins:
- a CDS encoding HesA/MoeB/ThiF family protein yields MRASKGWAERYARQLILPEVGGGGQEKISKARVLLVGAGGLGSPAALYLTAAGVGTLVLVDNDAVDLSNLHRQILHFSPDVGRPKVRSAKDKLSALNPGVRVLAKKNRFTSANAAGLLAGCDLALDGSDNFETRYALNAACAARGVPLVWGAVLRWEGQVMTVAPGKSACYECLFPEPPSPDLARSCSEAGILGSVAGTVGALMATEGLKVLLARGETLAGRLWGLDLLRMRVREKSAVQRPDCPACGKTTLTRKA; encoded by the coding sequence ATGCGTGCTTCCAAAGGCTGGGCGGAGCGCTACGCGCGCCAGTTGATTCTGCCGGAGGTGGGCGGGGGGGGGCAGGAGAAAATTTCCAAGGCCCGGGTTCTTTTGGTGGGCGCGGGCGGGCTGGGTTCTCCGGCGGCTCTCTATTTGACGGCGGCCGGGGTGGGCACTCTGGTCCTCGTTGACAACGACGCGGTGGATCTTTCAAACCTCCATCGCCAGATTTTGCATTTTTCCCCGGATGTGGGCCGGCCCAAGGTGAGGTCCGCCAAGGACAAACTTTCGGCGCTCAATCCGGGGGTGCGGGTCCTGGCGAAAAAAAACCGTTTCACCTCCGCCAACGCCGCTGGTTTATTGGCGGGGTGCGACCTGGCGTTGGACGGTTCCGATAATTTCGAAACCCGGTACGCCTTGAACGCCGCCTGCGCGGCGCGGGGGGTTCCCTTGGTTTGGGGCGCGGTGCTTCGCTGGGAGGGACAGGTGATGACGGTCGCTCCCGGAAAGTCGGCGTGTTACGAGTGCCTTTTTCCCGAGCCGCCCTCCCCGGACCTGGCTCGTTCTTGTTCCGAAGCAGGAATCCTCGGGTCCGTGGCGGGAACCGTCGGGGCGCTCATGGCCACGGAGGGACTCAAGGTCCTGTTGGCTCGGGGTGAAACCCTGGCGGGGCGGCTGTGGGGGTTGGATCTTTTACGCATGCGGGTGAGGGAAAAGAGCGCGGTCCAGCGGCCGGATTGCCCGGCGTGCGGAAAGACAACGTTGACAAGGAAGGCCTAA
- a CDS encoding class I SAM-dependent methyltransferase — MGGASDGSDGMETVSKEIIGRMFSALAPRYRWFNRWSSLGMDEAWRRSVVAELTGCPRVLDLGTGTGDLAWRLQARRSLKSWTVGLDLSFDMLAQARAGGDGPSPVWVQGSADQLPFRSGSFDGVVSAFVLRNLLVGGILPAAVRDACRVLRPGGRLVFLDLTRPTKLWMRWGHGIYTRTFLPLFGRILFGRRWPGSYLAASIRALPGPETFERLFQECGLSGFEYRPLWGGLVSLYLGRK, encoded by the coding sequence TTGGGCGGGGCCTCGGATGGGTCGGACGGGATGGAGACGGTTTCGAAGGAAATCATCGGCCGGATGTTTTCGGCCCTGGCGCCGCGCTACCGTTGGTTCAACCGATGGTCCAGTCTCGGGATGGACGAGGCCTGGAGACGGAGCGTGGTGGCGGAGTTAACGGGTTGCCCTCGCGTTTTGGATCTTGGCACGGGCACCGGGGATTTGGCCTGGAGACTGCAGGCCCGCCGCTCTTTAAAATCTTGGACTGTGGGGTTGGATTTAAGCTTCGACATGCTCGCCCAAGCCCGGGCGGGTGGGGACGGTCCTTCCCCCGTTTGGGTTCAAGGAAGCGCGGACCAACTGCCTTTTCGGTCCGGGTCTTTCGATGGCGTGGTCTCCGCCTTTGTTCTGCGGAATCTTTTGGTGGGGGGTATTCTTCCCGCCGCGGTTCGCGACGCGTGCCGGGTTCTTCGACCAGGGGGGCGGTTGGTTTTCTTGGATCTCACCCGCCCGACCAAACTTTGGATGCGGTGGGGGCACGGGATCTACACCCGAACTTTCCTGCCTTTATTTGGGCGGATCTTATTCGGGCGGCGATGGCCGGGGTCCTATCTGGCGGCTTCTATTCGGGCGCTCCCGGGCCCGGAAACCTTCGAGCGGTTATTTCAAGAATGCGGATTGAGCGGATTTGAGTATCGGCCCCTGTGGGGGGGATTGGTGTCTCTTTACTTAGGAAGGAAATAA
- the ndhC gene encoding NADH-quinone oxidoreductase subunit A: MMALQYFHILVFALIAAAFFPILLGVAYLARERGVKKDLTAYECGMEPVGSAWVSPNIRFYVFALVFVIFDVEALFVFPWAVQFRTLGVQGFLEVMVFVGVLFLGLVYAWRQGALQWE; encoded by the coding sequence ATGATGGCGCTTCAGTATTTTCACATTCTGGTCTTCGCTTTAATCGCCGCGGCTTTTTTCCCGATTCTCCTGGGGGTGGCTTATCTGGCCCGGGAACGCGGGGTGAAAAAAGATTTGACCGCCTACGAATGCGGGATGGAACCCGTCGGATCCGCCTGGGTTTCGCCCAATATCCGATTTTATGTGTTCGCCCTGGTTTTTGTTATTTTCGATGTGGAAGCGCTCTTCGTTTTTCCCTGGGCCGTTCAGTTTAGAACGCTGGGGGTCCAGGGGTTCCTTGAGGTGATGGTTTTCGTCGGGGTGCTTTTCCTGGGGTTGGTCTATGCGTGGCGGCAGGGAGCGCTCCAATGGGAATAA
- a CDS encoding NADH-quinone oxidoreductase subunit B encodes MGIIQEKVLPSTIYKIPGLGEISMTTVDFFIDWARKSSIWPLTFGLACCAIEMMAAYGTRFDVNRFGVIPRPSPRQADLMIIAGTVTKKMAPAIEKLYHQMPEPRFVISMGACANCGGPYFDSYSVVKGVDRIIPVDLYIPGCPPRPEALLNAVLALQKKIDTMYVAGIKVKTT; translated from the coding sequence ATGGGAATAATTCAAGAAAAGGTCCTTCCCTCGACGATTTATAAAATTCCTGGGCTGGGCGAGATCAGCATGACCACGGTGGATTTCTTCATCGATTGGGCGCGAAAATCCAGCATTTGGCCCTTGACCTTCGGCCTGGCCTGTTGCGCCATCGAAATGATGGCGGCCTACGGCACCCGTTTCGACGTGAACCGGTTCGGCGTCATCCCGCGCCCCTCCCCGCGGCAGGCGGACCTCATGATCATCGCCGGCACCGTGACCAAAAAGATGGCCCCCGCCATTGAAAAACTTTACCACCAGATGCCGGAACCCCGTTTCGTGATTTCCATGGGAGCCTGCGCGAACTGCGGAGGCCCCTATTTCGATTCCTATTCCGTGGTGAAAGGCGTGGACCGGATCATTCCCGTGGACCTCTACATCCCCGGTTGCCCGCCCCGGCCGGAAGCTCTTTTGAACGCCGTCCTGGCTTTGCAAAAGAAGATCGACACCATGTACGTCGCCGGCATCAAAGTGAAAACCACATGA
- a CDS encoding NADH-quinone oxidoreductase subunit C, with protein sequence MTDNASLLDQIRARFPEAAETVSPDPKFVRGNEELQIKVPALSVGRLAAFLKDKLGFDFLNFLTAVDFPKENRFELVYHFLRSSDPGVQVFVKADLPREGEPSLPSLVASYAAADWQERETYDLFGIRFDGHPNHKRILLWEGYSGWPLRKDYVHTRDKYDNGTEVGTPKTPAGGAR encoded by the coding sequence ATGACCGACAACGCCTCCCTTCTCGATCAGATTCGGGCGCGATTTCCGGAAGCGGCGGAGACAGTGTCCCCCGATCCGAAGTTCGTTCGGGGCAACGAGGAGCTCCAAATCAAAGTTCCAGCTTTATCGGTGGGCCGGCTGGCGGCGTTCCTCAAGGACAAGTTGGGGTTTGATTTCTTGAACTTTCTCACCGCTGTTGATTTTCCCAAAGAGAATCGTTTTGAGCTCGTCTACCACTTTTTACGTTCCTCCGATCCCGGCGTTCAGGTTTTCGTCAAGGCGGATCTTCCACGGGAGGGGGAACCTTCCCTCCCGTCCCTGGTGGCTTCCTACGCCGCCGCCGATTGGCAGGAGAGGGAAACTTACGATCTTTTCGGGATCCGCTTCGACGGGCATCCCAACCATAAGCGCATCCTCCTATGGGAAGGATACTCCGGTTGGCCGCTCCGAAAGGATTATGTCCATACCCGGGACAAATACGACAACGGGACCGAAGTGGGCACGCCCAAGACGCCGGCGGGGGGGGCGCGATGA
- a CDS encoding NADH-quinone oxidoreductase subunit D encodes MERVSEHEMLLNMGPQHPSTHGVLRVVLRLDGEVVTGAALDVGYLHRGVEKLAENRTYPQFVILTDRDDYLCAMLNNWAYCLTVEKLLKVEIPQRAEYLRVIAGEMNRIASHLLFIGTFGIDIGAFTPFLYAFGREREMILDLFEQLCGARITYNYVRIGGVSNDLPDGWIEKAKKFVAHMKGCLKEYDDLLSYNPIFMDRTKGIGLLTKEKAIAYGVSGPNLRASGVPLDLRKDRPYGVYSKFQFNAAVRQNGDCWDRYMVRRDEIEESCQILEQALDGVPAGDILGKVPKANLRPPAGEAYGQLEGARGLLGVYLVSDGGLSPYRLHLRAPSYINLATLQEILTGWKVADVVAILGSVDIVLGEVDR; translated from the coding sequence ATGGAGCGGGTTTCCGAACACGAGATGCTGTTGAACATGGGGCCCCAACATCCCTCGACCCACGGGGTCTTGCGCGTGGTCCTCCGGTTGGACGGCGAGGTGGTGACGGGGGCCGCGCTGGACGTGGGCTATCTGCACCGGGGCGTGGAAAAACTGGCTGAAAACCGCACGTATCCGCAATTCGTCATCCTCACCGATCGGGACGACTATCTGTGCGCCATGCTGAACAATTGGGCGTACTGCCTGACGGTGGAAAAACTATTGAAAGTCGAAATTCCCCAGCGGGCGGAGTATTTGCGCGTGATCGCCGGAGAGATGAACCGCATCGCCTCGCACCTCCTTTTCATCGGGACCTTCGGGATCGATATCGGCGCCTTCACTCCTTTCCTCTACGCTTTCGGGCGGGAACGAGAAATGATTTTGGACCTTTTTGAACAGCTCTGCGGGGCGCGCATCACCTACAACTATGTCCGCATCGGCGGGGTGTCCAACGATTTGCCCGACGGCTGGATTGAAAAAGCCAAAAAGTTCGTGGCCCACATGAAGGGATGCCTCAAAGAATACGACGACCTTCTGAGCTACAACCCCATTTTCATGGACCGAACCAAAGGCATCGGCCTCTTGACCAAAGAGAAAGCCATCGCCTACGGCGTGTCCGGCCCCAACCTTCGCGCCAGCGGCGTCCCCCTGGATCTACGGAAAGACAGGCCCTACGGCGTCTATTCGAAATTCCAATTCAACGCCGCCGTGCGCCAGAACGGAGATTGCTGGGATCGATACATGGTTCGGCGGGATGAAATTGAGGAGTCCTGTCAGATTCTGGAGCAGGCGTTGGACGGCGTGCCCGCCGGGGACATTTTAGGGAAAGTTCCCAAAGCCAACCTTCGCCCGCCCGCCGGGGAAGCCTACGGGCAACTGGAAGGAGCCCGGGGTTTGCTGGGGGTTTATCTGGTGTCGGACGGAGGCTTAAGCCCCTATCGCCTGCATCTCCGCGCACCCTCTTACATCAACCTCGCCACCCTGCAGGAAATCCTGACCGGCTGGAAAGTGGCGGACGTGGTGGCCATTTTGGGTTCCGTGGACATCGTGTTGGGCGAGGTGGACCGGTGA
- the nuoH gene encoding NADH-quinone oxidoreductase subunit NuoH: MASGPWAVTGPWSASQTPAAIRRRYFRSVLVLAAILAPLFAITVLVGEPDKYFHKILDLLTAFVEKKGGPAWIPTAVTIAVPCMVVLGLIQVLPIFLVWWEMKIAAHIQVRLGPMRVGRFHGILQTIADGIKLLLKEDLIPEGADRKIHFIAPVIAVAPALVCFAPIPLGHAGLAPVGLDVGLLFVLGVSGLSVIGLLMAGWGSNNKYSMLGGLRAAAQVVSYEIPRVISVLPVVMWAGTLSLGGIAAHQGDLWQGFLPKWFIFYPVVGQVSFIVYLIASIAETNRTPFDIAEAESELTSGFHTEYSGMKWAMFFMAEYAYMFLACALGAVLFLGGGGAPHPRLNFIPSYVWFFGKTFFLAFLFILFRWSYPRLRVDRLMEFCWKFLLPWSLGNVALAGFLFLMRSR; the protein is encoded by the coding sequence ATGGCTTCCGGACCCTGGGCGGTCACGGGCCCCTGGTCGGCGTCCCAGACGCCCGCCGCCATACGCCGCCGGTATTTCCGGTCGGTGCTCGTTTTGGCGGCCATCCTGGCGCCGCTTTTCGCGATAACGGTTCTCGTCGGCGAACCGGATAAATACTTTCATAAAATTTTGGATCTTTTGACGGCCTTCGTGGAGAAAAAGGGAGGCCCGGCCTGGATTCCCACGGCGGTCACCATCGCCGTCCCCTGCATGGTGGTCCTGGGTCTGATTCAGGTTTTACCCATTTTTCTCGTGTGGTGGGAAATGAAGATCGCGGCGCATATCCAGGTCCGCCTCGGGCCCATGCGGGTGGGACGGTTCCACGGGATTCTGCAGACCATCGCCGACGGCATCAAACTGTTGTTGAAAGAGGATCTCATTCCGGAGGGGGCGGACCGGAAAATACACTTTATCGCGCCGGTGATCGCCGTGGCGCCGGCGTTGGTTTGTTTCGCTCCCATTCCGCTGGGGCACGCGGGGTTGGCGCCGGTGGGGTTGGACGTGGGCCTGCTTTTCGTCCTCGGCGTGTCCGGACTTTCCGTGATCGGTCTCTTGATGGCGGGGTGGGGATCCAACAACAAATACTCCATGTTGGGGGGCCTGCGGGCCGCGGCTCAGGTCGTGTCCTACGAGATCCCCCGCGTGATCTCGGTTTTGCCGGTGGTGATGTGGGCGGGGACCCTTTCTCTGGGCGGCATCGCCGCTCACCAAGGGGACCTCTGGCAGGGCTTTCTCCCCAAGTGGTTCATTTTCTATCCCGTGGTGGGGCAGGTTTCCTTCATCGTTTACTTGATCGCGTCCATCGCCGAAACCAACCGGACCCCCTTCGACATCGCCGAGGCGGAGTCGGAGTTGACGTCGGGGTTTCACACGGAATATTCAGGGATGAAATGGGCCATGTTTTTCATGGCGGAATACGCCTACATGTTCCTGGCTTGCGCCCTGGGCGCCGTGCTTTTCCTGGGTGGCGGCGGGGCCCCTCACCCGCGATTGAACTTCATTCCATCCTATGTCTGGTTTTTCGGAAAAACGTTTTTCCTGGCGTTCCTGTTTATTCTGTTCCGGTGGAGTTACCCCCGGCTTCGGGTGGACCGGCTCATGGAGTTTTGCTGGAAGTTCCTCCTGCCTTGGTCCCTCGGCAATGTCGCATTGGCCGGGTTCCTGTTTTTGATGAGGAGCCGGTAA
- a CDS encoding NADH-quinone oxidoreductase subunit I: MFAYLKTVFQTSVGLMKGLKITLRHLFLPAITVQYPYEKLNLSERFRGALAFHPEICISCEMCVRACPSVCISLEAKRNEETKKKDLAWYKIDFGKCNYCRLCEEACPTKPKSVHHTKEYELTFTGRNEFVMDWRPEVAQPQGSDVGQIWTSFTARGQKLGLDPKTNASSTPSEPVA; the protein is encoded by the coding sequence ATGTTCGCTTACCTTAAGACCGTGTTTCAGACCTCCGTGGGATTGATGAAGGGGTTGAAAATCACGCTCCGGCATTTGTTTCTTCCCGCCATCACCGTCCAATATCCCTACGAAAAGTTGAATCTCTCGGAGCGTTTTCGCGGCGCCCTGGCGTTCCATCCGGAGATCTGCATTTCCTGCGAGATGTGCGTTCGCGCCTGTCCTTCGGTGTGTATTTCCCTGGAAGCGAAACGGAACGAGGAAACCAAGAAAAAAGATCTGGCTTGGTACAAAATCGATTTCGGCAAGTGCAACTATTGCCGCCTTTGCGAGGAGGCGTGCCCCACCAAGCCTAAATCCGTCCACCACACGAAGGAATATGAACTCACTTTCACGGGCCGAAACGAGTTCGTGATGGACTGGCGGCCGGAGGTGGCTCAACCCCAAGGGTCGGACGTGGGGCAGATTTGGACCTCTTTCACGGCGCGGGGCCAAAAGTTGGGCCTGGACCCCAAAACCAATGCCTCCTCCACGCCATCGGAACCGGTGGCTTGA
- a CDS encoding NADH-quinone oxidoreductase subunit J, with protein MIEAAVFLLLVLMVLVPAVLAVSLKNIFHCALWLVVSLTGVAGLFAMLGSDFLFVAQILVYAGGITVLLLFVVLLSGSPKDWVVKQVNSQWVWSLLLAGIFTALLATLFRQLPEAASLGETKPVTEALGLVLVRDLALPFEAVSLVLLAALVGAIHFGKRTRA; from the coding sequence ATGATTGAGGCGGCGGTGTTCCTGTTGTTGGTTCTAATGGTTCTCGTTCCGGCTGTTCTGGCCGTGAGCTTGAAAAATATTTTCCATTGCGCGCTCTGGCTGGTGGTGTCCTTGACGGGTGTGGCGGGGCTCTTTGCCATGCTGGGATCGGATTTCCTTTTTGTGGCGCAGATCTTGGTCTATGCCGGGGGGATTACGGTGCTTCTTCTTTTCGTGGTTCTGCTTTCGGGGAGTCCCAAGGATTGGGTTGTCAAACAGGTCAACAGCCAATGGGTGTGGAGCCTTCTTCTCGCCGGTATTTTCACGGCGCTCTTGGCCACCCTTTTCCGCCAGTTGCCCGAGGCGGCTTCTTTGGGGGAAACGAAGCCGGTGACGGAAGCCTTGGGTCTCGTGCTGGTTCGAGACCTGGCGCTTCCTTTTGAGGCGGTATCGCTGGTTCTCCTGGCCGCTTTGGTGGGCGCCATTCACTTCGGAAAAAGGACGCGGGCCTAA
- the nuoK gene encoding NADH-quinone oxidoreductase subunit NuoK — MVGLIGYLMVGAALLGIGIFGALSRRNILSVLIGIELMFNAANINFVAFNRYLHPGQPWGQGFAVFVIALAAGEAVVGLALVLAIYRNFKTVLAENLDLLKG; from the coding sequence ATGGTCGGCCTGATCGGTTACTTGATGGTGGGAGCGGCGCTTTTGGGCATCGGGATCTTCGGCGCCCTTTCGCGCCGTAATATCCTCAGCGTTCTGATCGGGATCGAATTGATGTTCAACGCCGCGAACATTAATTTCGTGGCCTTCAACCGTTATCTTCATCCGGGCCAACCCTGGGGGCAGGGGTTCGCGGTGTTCGTGATCGCCTTGGCCGCGGGGGAAGCGGTGGTGGGATTGGCTCTCGTTTTGGCGATCTATCGAAACTTTAAAACGGTCTTGGCTGAAAATCTAGACCTCCTAAAAGGCTGA
- the nuoL gene encoding NADH-quinone oxidoreductase subunit L, with product MLNHAYLIPLLPLLASLVILFFGKRLPLGGAWLGILAAGWGIAHSFGILGTVYAHPEVLNQLGVSGRFFEATWDWFTVGNARVEMGVMIDGMAALMLVVVTVVSFLVQVYSLGYQHGKPRFSRYYAYLSFFTSAMLILVVANNLLQFFMGWELMGLSSYLLIGFEFERPAAAYASRKAFITTRVGDVGFYLGLLLLFTTLGTLNFGIIGSEYVAKISPALATVIALLLFAGAVGKSAQVPLHVWLPDAMEGPTPVSALIHAATMVAAGVFLLARFHFLFALSPVAKTIVAWTGGVTALGAALSALTATDIKKVLAYSTISQLGFMVIAMGVGSPQAGIFHLTTHAFFKALLFLGAGSVIHAVHTNEMPLMGGLAKKMPVTAIAMICAWLAIIGFPYVGSGFYSKEAILGAILEDHRYVLFGVAVFSAFLTTFYMTRLMVLTFWGSPRDAHRFGHAEESGPSMIYPLMVLAVFSVVTGFLLEYPFPLEKWVSLPGALAEGAHGGAHALVLSASLAALALGLGLAFTMYIGNSPDPARVAARFPALYEIVTVRYFDRFYLKLADWFCFVPARVLAAFDYNVLDQFFVDGVGRLGTKLSRVQRWVDDHIVDGIFVDGFGWLALRAGAAFRSLESGAVQNYLLAAALGVGALVLWAAGVFG from the coding sequence ATGTTGAACCACGCGTATCTCATCCCTCTTTTGCCTCTCCTGGCCTCTCTGGTCATCCTGTTCTTCGGGAAGAGGCTTCCCTTGGGGGGCGCTTGGCTCGGGATCTTGGCCGCGGGTTGGGGGATCGCCCACTCTTTCGGTATTTTGGGAACGGTCTACGCCCATCCCGAGGTTCTCAACCAGCTGGGCGTTTCCGGGCGATTCTTCGAGGCCACCTGGGATTGGTTCACGGTGGGAAACGCGCGGGTGGAAATGGGCGTCATGATCGACGGCATGGCGGCGCTGATGCTCGTGGTGGTGACAGTGGTTTCCTTCCTGGTGCAGGTGTATTCCCTGGGATACCAGCACGGCAAGCCCCGCTTCTCGCGCTATTACGCTTACCTCTCATTTTTCACCTCCGCCATGTTGATCCTGGTGGTAGCTAACAACCTCCTTCAATTCTTCATGGGATGGGAGTTGATGGGACTTTCCTCCTACCTTCTGATCGGTTTTGAATTCGAGCGGCCCGCCGCGGCTTACGCGAGCCGGAAAGCGTTTATCACGACCCGGGTGGGCGATGTGGGTTTCTATTTGGGCCTGCTCCTGCTTTTCACCACCCTCGGGACTTTGAACTTCGGAATCATCGGGAGCGAATACGTCGCCAAGATTTCCCCGGCGCTGGCCACCGTGATCGCTCTCTTGCTCTTCGCCGGGGCGGTGGGAAAATCCGCCCAGGTACCGCTTCATGTGTGGTTGCCGGACGCCATGGAAGGCCCCACGCCTGTGTCGGCGCTGATCCACGCGGCCACCATGGTGGCCGCCGGGGTGTTTTTACTGGCGCGCTTTCATTTCCTTTTCGCTCTGTCGCCGGTGGCCAAAACGATCGTGGCCTGGACGGGCGGGGTCACCGCCCTGGGGGCCGCCTTGAGTGCCTTAACGGCCACGGACATCAAGAAAGTGCTGGCTTACTCCACCATCAGTCAATTGGGGTTCATGGTGATCGCCATGGGGGTGGGAAGTCCCCAGGCGGGTATCTTTCATTTAACCACGCACGCCTTCTTCAAGGCCCTTCTTTTCCTGGGGGCCGGAAGTGTGATCCACGCCGTTCACACCAACGAAATGCCGCTCATGGGCGGGTTGGCCAAAAAAATGCCTGTCACCGCCATCGCCATGATCTGCGCGTGGCTGGCGATTATCGGGTTCCCCTATGTGGGGTCCGGGTTCTACAGCAAAGAGGCCATCCTGGGAGCCATCCTGGAAGACCATCGATACGTTCTTTTCGGCGTGGCCGTTTTCTCGGCTTTTCTCACCACGTTTTATATGACTCGGCTCATGGTTCTGACGTTTTGGGGTTCGCCTCGGGATGCCCATCGGTTCGGCCATGCCGAGGAGAGCGGGCCCAGCATGATATACCCGCTCATGGTTTTGGCAGTATTTTCCGTGGTCACGGGCTTCCTGCTGGAATACCCCTTTCCTCTGGAAAAATGGGTGTCTCTCCCCGGTGCCCTGGCGGAGGGGGCCCACGGCGGGGCCCACGCGTTGGTTTTGTCCGCCTCCTTGGCGGCCCTCGCTTTGGGTTTGGGTCTTGCCTTTACGATGTACATCGGTAATTCGCCGGACCCGGCCCGTGTGGCGGCCCGGTTTCCCGCGCTCTACGAAATCGTCACGGTTCGTTATTTCGACCGGTTCTATTTAAAACTGGCCGATTGGTTTTGTTTCGTACCGGCCCGGGTGTTGGCGGCCTTTGACTATAACGTTCTCGACCAGTTTTTTGTGGACGGGGTCGGTCGGTTGGGGACAAAACTCTCGCGGGTTCAGCGATGGGTGGACGACCACATCGTGGACGGAATATTTGTCGATGGTTTCGGCTGGCTGGCCCTGCGGGCTGGCGCGGCCTTCCGTTCCCTTGAGTCGGGGGCGGTGCAGAATTATCTTTTGGCGGCGGCTTTGGGCGTGGGCGCGTTGGTGCTCTGGGCCGCGGGTGTTTTTGGATAA
- a CDS encoding NADH-quinone oxidoreductase subunit M produces the protein MLSVTTFLPLVGGLLILVLPKERKGLIRAVAVLAAGAALVASILAWMRFDAATADWAHMQLVERCSWIPTFGIHYALGVDGLSLPLVLLTTLLSLVSIIASFGIENRIKEYFFWFLLLETGMLGVFVSLDMFLFYVFWEITLVPMYFLIGIWGGPKKEYAAVKFFLYTLAGSVFMLLGILALYFSSEPRTFDMVELARQSTTFVGPRFLWVFLALFVGFAVKVPAFPFHTWLPLAHVEAPTAVSVILAGVLLKMGTYGLLRVSYSILPEATRWFMPFLLIIAFINIVYGAFCAMSQKDMKRMVAYSSVNHMGYCLLGMASITGTNPAAGLSGAVLQMVTHGIITGSLFLLVGVIYDQAHTRNIDEFGGLGARLPIFAGIMTVQAMASLGLPGLAGFVSEFLCYLGGFGLRTQLLWVGFSVIGIVVTAAFFLKLIKDVFLGPFNPRWEGHLKEMSVRELWTTVPLVSLTILIGVYPAFLLQMMGPTLEQLIRHVVGG, from the coding sequence ATGTTAAGCGTAACGACTTTTCTCCCGTTGGTCGGGGGTCTTTTGATTCTGGTTCTTCCTAAAGAACGGAAGGGGCTGATCCGCGCCGTGGCGGTGCTGGCCGCCGGGGCGGCCCTGGTGGCATCGATTTTGGCGTGGATGCGTTTTGACGCGGCCACGGCCGATTGGGCCCACATGCAATTGGTGGAGCGTTGCTCCTGGATTCCGACCTTTGGCATTCATTACGCCTTGGGCGTCGATGGCCTTTCTTTGCCGCTGGTGCTTTTGACCACGCTTCTTTCATTGGTTTCGATCATCGCGTCCTTCGGCATTGAAAATCGAATCAAAGAATATTTCTTTTGGTTCCTCCTGCTGGAAACCGGAATGTTGGGGGTCTTCGTTTCTCTGGATATGTTCCTGTTTTATGTTTTCTGGGAAATCACCCTGGTCCCCATGTATTTCTTGATCGGGATTTGGGGGGGACCGAAGAAAGAATACGCGGCGGTGAAGTTCTTCCTCTATACCTTGGCGGGAAGCGTGTTCATGTTGCTGGGAATCTTGGCCCTTTATTTCTCCAGCGAACCTCGGACGTTCGACATGGTTGAGTTGGCGCGACAATCCACGACGTTTGTGGGGCCTCGGTTCCTTTGGGTGTTTTTGGCGCTTTTCGTCGGGTTTGCGGTGAAGGTTCCCGCGTTCCCTTTCCACACTTGGTTGCCCCTGGCCCACGTGGAAGCCCCCACGGCGGTGTCCGTGATCCTGGCGGGCGTGTTGTTGAAAATGGGAACATACGGCCTGCTACGGGTTTCTTATAGCATCCTCCCCGAAGCGACGCGCTGGTTCATGCCCTTTCTTTTAATCATCGCCTTCATCAACATCGTTTACGGCGCCTTCTGCGCCATGAGTCAAAAAGACATGAAACGCATGGTGGCCTATTCCTCGGTCAACCACATGGGGTACTGCCTGCTGGGCATGGCCTCGATCACCGGAACGAACCCTGCGGCAGGGCTTTCCGGTGCGGTTCTCCAAATGGTGACCCACGGGATCATTACGGGGAGTCTCTTCCTTTTGGTCGGTGTCATTTACGACCAGGCCCATACCCGGAATATCGACGAGTTCGGCGGACTCGGCGCCCGGTTGCCGATTTTTGCCGGTATCATGACGGTTCAGGCCATGGCGTCCCTGGGTTTGCCGGGTCTGGCGGGATTCGTTTCGGAGTTCCTCTGTTACCTGGGCGGCTTCGGCCTCCGAACCCAACTTCTCTGGGTGGGTTTCTCCGTCATCGGCATCGTGGTCACGGCGGCGTTTTTCCTTAAACTGATCAAGGATGTTTTTCTTGGGCCGTTCAATCCCCGATGGGAAGGCCACCTAAAAGAAATGAGCGTTCGGGAATTGTGGACCACGGTTCCGCTCGTGTCCCTCACGATCTTGATCGGGGTTTATCCGGCCTTCCTTCTTCAGATGATGGGGCCCACCCTGGAACAGTTGATCCGGCACGTGGTGGGCGGGTAA